One Arthrobacter sp. StoSoilB19 DNA window includes the following coding sequences:
- a CDS encoding phospho-sugar mutase: MTSSDAELRLLTEAREWAAQDPDPATKALLLELVRLVEDGDPAARQELEDSFRGTLQFGTAGLRAALGPGPNRMNRVVVRRAAAGLAAFLGDAAAKAAPGTRPRAVVGYDARHNSDVFAAETAAIFTGAGIEAFLLPAPLPTPLLAYAVRALDCDGGVMVTASHNPPQDNGYKVYLGRHAVPADGDGAQIVAPYDAEIAGRISAVGPLESITLAEGGWTVLDGSLAAGYERATAALAMADRFPARDLRIVLTPLHGVGGGTALDVLEAAGFKDVTVVAEQAEPDPDFPTVSFPNPEEPGALDLALEAAAQLDADLVIANDPDADRAAVAAKDPDTGAWRMLRGDEVGSLLGAHMVARLADGTAGADADGRGVFANSIVSSRLLARIAAAAGFAHEETLTGFKWISRVPGLVYGYEEALGYCVAPELVKDKDGISAAVLIAELAAAAKAAGKTVFDTLDELYLQHGLHASDQLSIRVADLGLLDAMMNRLRVSPPESFGQSAVEVFTDLAEGSAHLPPTEGLLYITRNLTRVIIRPSGTEPKLKCYLEVIHQVGSAAELPAARQAARASLDEVLHDVSEALGL; this comes from the coding sequence ATGACGTCTTCCGATGCCGAACTTCGCCTGCTCACCGAAGCCCGCGAATGGGCTGCCCAAGACCCGGATCCCGCAACGAAGGCGCTGCTCCTTGAGCTTGTCCGCCTTGTTGAGGACGGCGATCCCGCGGCCCGGCAGGAACTGGAAGACAGCTTCCGCGGCACGCTCCAGTTCGGCACGGCAGGGCTGCGCGCCGCCCTTGGCCCGGGGCCGAACCGGATGAACCGGGTGGTGGTGCGCCGCGCCGCAGCGGGACTCGCGGCCTTCCTGGGGGACGCCGCAGCCAAGGCCGCTCCGGGCACCCGCCCGCGCGCCGTCGTCGGGTATGACGCCCGGCATAACTCGGATGTCTTCGCGGCCGAAACCGCGGCAATCTTCACCGGGGCCGGCATCGAAGCCTTCCTGCTCCCGGCGCCCCTCCCCACTCCCCTGCTGGCGTACGCCGTCCGCGCCCTGGACTGCGACGGCGGCGTCATGGTCACCGCCAGCCACAACCCGCCCCAGGACAACGGGTACAAGGTGTACCTGGGACGGCATGCCGTGCCGGCAGACGGCGACGGCGCCCAGATCGTGGCGCCCTACGACGCGGAAATCGCTGGCCGGATCAGCGCCGTGGGGCCGCTGGAATCCATCACGCTGGCAGAGGGCGGCTGGACCGTCCTGGACGGTTCGCTGGCAGCCGGGTATGAGCGGGCGACGGCGGCACTGGCCATGGCGGACCGCTTCCCCGCCCGGGACCTGCGGATAGTCCTCACCCCGCTGCACGGCGTCGGCGGCGGGACTGCGCTGGACGTCCTGGAAGCGGCAGGTTTCAAAGATGTCACCGTGGTGGCTGAACAGGCCGAACCGGACCCGGATTTTCCCACCGTAAGTTTCCCCAACCCGGAGGAACCCGGCGCCCTGGACCTGGCCCTCGAGGCGGCCGCGCAGCTGGACGCCGACCTCGTGATCGCCAATGATCCCGACGCCGACAGGGCAGCCGTGGCGGCAAAGGATCCCGATACGGGCGCCTGGCGGATGCTCCGGGGCGACGAAGTGGGTTCCCTGCTGGGCGCCCACATGGTGGCCCGGCTCGCGGACGGCACCGCCGGCGCGGACGCTGACGGCCGGGGCGTCTTCGCCAATTCGATCGTTTCCTCACGGCTGCTGGCCCGCATCGCCGCCGCGGCCGGCTTCGCCCATGAGGAAACACTGACCGGGTTCAAGTGGATCTCCCGGGTTCCCGGGCTTGTCTACGGCTACGAGGAGGCGCTGGGGTACTGCGTTGCCCCGGAGCTGGTGAAGGACAAGGACGGCATTTCCGCCGCCGTCCTGATCGCCGAACTCGCGGCAGCGGCCAAGGCCGCAGGCAAGACGGTCTTCGACACCCTGGATGAGCTGTACCTCCAGCACGGCCTGCACGCCAGCGACCAGCTAAGCATCAGGGTTGCGGACCTGGGACTCCTGGACGCCATGATGAACCGCCTGCGGGTTTCGCCGCCGGAATCGTTCGGACAGTCCGCTGTGGAGGTCTTCACGGACCTGGCTGAAGGCAGCGCGCACCTGCCGCCCACCGAAGGGCTGCTCTACATCACCCGAAACCTGACCCGTGTCATCATCCGGCCCAGCGGCACCGAGCCCAAGCTCAAGTGCTACCTCGAGGTGATCCACCAGGTGGGGTCCGCCGCGGAACTGCCGGCAGCGCGCCAGGCCGCGCGTGCCTCGCTGGACGAGGTCCTGCACGACGTCAGCGAAGCGCTGGGCCTGTAG
- the cobA gene encoding uroporphyrinogen-III C-methyltransferase, translating to MQLSIDLTGRNVLVAGAPDAARQAVRRYQAAGAVVHRLGSPEEARLVHLPERLFLVAAVEDGQPGWDAFLDRCRKTGIPVAAEPAAGPAGHVTLVGGGPGTSDLLTVAAVKALRDADVVFYDRLAPYQELPRLTSAELVDVGKKPGHHKVSQSDIEKLMVESALAGNNVVRLKGGDPYVFGRGGEEVAACVAAGVKVHVISGVTSAISVPAAAGIPVTHREVSHMFTVVSGHAPLTEKEHHHLAGLGGTIVVLMGIGTLHQLAAGLRRAGMRPDMPMAVVERGYRPGQRTTIADLGTITSAAAGCSNPAVLVIGEVVRVAEANRDHAGAAADLDRLAASLLGS from the coding sequence ATGCAGCTCAGTATCGACCTCACCGGCCGGAACGTCCTGGTGGCCGGCGCCCCCGACGCCGCGCGGCAGGCGGTGCGGCGGTACCAAGCCGCGGGCGCCGTCGTGCACCGCCTTGGCAGCCCCGAAGAGGCGCGGCTCGTCCACCTGCCGGAGCGGCTGTTCCTGGTCGCCGCCGTCGAGGACGGACAGCCCGGCTGGGACGCCTTCCTGGACCGCTGCCGGAAGACCGGCATCCCGGTCGCGGCCGAGCCTGCTGCGGGACCCGCCGGACACGTCACCCTGGTGGGCGGCGGCCCCGGCACGAGCGACCTGCTCACCGTGGCGGCGGTCAAGGCACTCCGCGATGCCGACGTCGTGTTCTACGACCGACTGGCGCCGTACCAGGAACTGCCGCGGCTGACCTCCGCGGAACTCGTGGATGTCGGAAAGAAGCCTGGCCACCACAAGGTCAGCCAGTCTGACATCGAAAAGCTGATGGTGGAAAGTGCCCTTGCCGGCAACAACGTGGTCCGCCTCAAGGGCGGGGACCCCTACGTCTTTGGCCGCGGCGGCGAGGAAGTTGCCGCCTGCGTGGCAGCTGGCGTCAAAGTGCACGTCATCTCCGGCGTCACCAGCGCCATCTCGGTCCCGGCCGCAGCAGGCATCCCGGTGACCCACCGCGAAGTCAGCCACATGTTCACCGTGGTCTCCGGGCACGCGCCGCTGACGGAGAAGGAGCACCACCACCTGGCCGGTCTGGGCGGCACCATTGTGGTGCTCATGGGCATCGGCACCCTCCACCAGCTGGCGGCAGGCCTGCGCCGCGCCGGGATGCGCCCGGACATGCCCATGGCCGTGGTGGAGCGGGGCTACCGGCCCGGCCAGCGCACCACCATCGCTGACCTCGGCACCATCACCTCCGCCGCTGCCGGCTGCAGCAACCCGGCAGTGCTGGTCATCGGCGAGGTGGTGCGGGTGGCTGAAGCGAACCGTGACCACGCCGGTGCCGCCGCAGACCTGGACAGGCTGGCGGCCTCGCTGCTGGGATCATGA
- the nirB gene encoding nitrite reductase large subunit NirB, whose amino-acid sequence MTEQTSSTETPRRIVVAGGGPAAHRFADAMHARGLDGWHVTVLTEEVHLPYDRVALSKALTDNDVDLTLGTASMWDHAGLDLKTGERVVKINAEAKTVETAAGNSYPYDELVVATGSNAARLPIPGAEHTHVYRTLEDVWAINKAIAELTEKLGRKVNAVTIGGGLLGLESAAGTEQLGANPIVIDGSQWLMATQLDEGAGQAMGRLIKSKGFEVHGGVFPSEVLSDDDGQVTGVLMADGRVIDADIVIVAIGVRPRDELFRAAEGEEQVFSLGPRGGVVINDYCETEVPGIWAIGEVANYGGMCLGLVAPANTMAEIVADRLHGGDATFPGFDTATKLKLSGVDVASFGDAFAKTEHALEIVYADPARGVYQKIVTTDDAKTLLGGIFVGDASPYMSLRPLLGRELPAEPGAFLSAAGGGEAPETELPDDATLCSCNNVTAGTIRDTINACGACEGNAPVQELGELKGCTRAGTQCGSCVPMLKKLLETELTKSGVEVSKALCEHIELSRQELFDAIRVLGLTSFEEIMAKYGTGAGCDICKPTIANILASQNSAYVLDAGRGTLQDTNDRALANMQKDGTYSVVPRIAGGEITPKKLGVIAAVAEKYGLYTKITGGQRIDMFGARLEQLPEIWKELVDAGFESGQAYGKSLRTVKSCVGSTWCRFGVQDSVAMAIKLELRYRGLRSPHKLKMGVSGCARECAEARGKDVGVIATADGWNLYVGGNGGATPAHAQLLAKDLDDETLIKYIDRYFMYYIRTADRLQRTARWQEELDGGIKHVEDVVVKDTLGIAEDLEAAMAKHVDTYVDEWADTLKDPERLRRFRSFVNAPDQKDDSITFVPDERGQMRPATPEEKGKVLIGASIPVRSATTETPGNEA is encoded by the coding sequence GTGACCGAACAGACTTCAAGCACAGAGACTCCGCGCCGCATCGTCGTCGCCGGCGGCGGCCCCGCGGCCCACCGTTTTGCGGACGCAATGCATGCCCGCGGCCTCGATGGCTGGCATGTCACGGTCCTCACCGAGGAAGTCCACCTCCCCTATGACCGGGTGGCGCTGTCCAAAGCCCTCACCGACAACGACGTCGACCTGACGCTCGGCACGGCGTCCATGTGGGACCACGCCGGCCTGGACCTGAAGACCGGCGAGCGCGTCGTAAAGATCAACGCCGAAGCGAAGACGGTGGAAACCGCCGCCGGCAACAGCTACCCCTACGACGAACTCGTGGTCGCCACCGGCTCGAATGCGGCCCGCCTGCCCATCCCCGGCGCGGAGCACACGCACGTCTACCGCACGCTTGAAGACGTCTGGGCCATCAACAAGGCCATCGCGGAGCTCACGGAGAAGCTCGGCCGCAAGGTCAACGCCGTCACTATCGGCGGCGGGCTCCTGGGCCTCGAGTCAGCTGCCGGCACCGAGCAGCTCGGCGCCAACCCGATCGTCATCGACGGTTCCCAGTGGCTGATGGCCACCCAGCTCGACGAGGGCGCGGGCCAGGCCATGGGCAGGCTCATCAAATCCAAGGGTTTCGAAGTCCACGGCGGGGTCTTTCCCTCGGAGGTACTTTCCGACGACGACGGCCAGGTCACCGGGGTGCTGATGGCCGACGGCCGCGTCATCGACGCCGACATCGTGATCGTCGCCATCGGCGTCCGTCCCCGCGATGAACTCTTCCGCGCCGCCGAGGGCGAGGAACAGGTATTCAGCCTGGGTCCCCGCGGCGGCGTGGTCATCAACGACTACTGCGAAACCGAAGTGCCCGGCATCTGGGCCATCGGTGAAGTGGCCAACTACGGCGGCATGTGCCTGGGCCTGGTGGCGCCGGCCAACACCATGGCGGAGATCGTGGCCGACCGGCTGCACGGTGGGGATGCCACCTTCCCGGGCTTCGACACCGCCACCAAGCTCAAGCTGTCCGGTGTGGACGTGGCCAGCTTCGGTGACGCGTTCGCCAAGACCGAGCACGCCCTGGAAATCGTCTATGCCGACCCGGCCCGCGGCGTCTACCAGAAGATCGTGACCACGGATGACGCCAAGACCCTCCTGGGCGGCATCTTCGTCGGCGATGCCTCCCCTTACATGAGCCTGCGCCCGCTCCTGGGCCGCGAGCTCCCGGCCGAACCGGGCGCCTTCCTGAGCGCGGCCGGCGGTGGCGAGGCGCCGGAGACCGAACTGCCGGATGACGCCACGCTGTGCTCCTGCAACAACGTCACGGCCGGAACCATCCGTGACACCATCAACGCCTGCGGCGCCTGCGAGGGCAACGCCCCGGTCCAGGAACTGGGCGAGTTGAAGGGCTGCACCCGGGCCGGCACCCAGTGCGGCTCCTGCGTCCCCATGCTGAAGAAGCTGCTGGAAACCGAGCTGACCAAGTCCGGTGTGGAGGTCTCCAAGGCCCTCTGCGAGCATATCGAACTGTCCCGCCAGGAACTGTTCGACGCCATCCGCGTCCTGGGGCTGACCTCCTTCGAAGAGATCATGGCCAAGTACGGCACCGGCGCCGGCTGCGACATCTGCAAGCCGACGATCGCCAACATCCTGGCCAGCCAGAACAGCGCCTACGTCCTGGACGCCGGCCGCGGCACCCTGCAGGACACCAACGACCGCGCCCTGGCTAACATGCAGAAGGACGGCACCTACTCGGTGGTCCCCCGCATCGCCGGCGGTGAGATCACCCCCAAGAAGCTGGGCGTCATTGCGGCCGTGGCCGAGAAGTACGGCCTGTACACCAAGATCACCGGCGGCCAGCGCATCGACATGTTCGGCGCCCGGCTGGAGCAGCTGCCGGAGATCTGGAAGGAACTGGTGGACGCCGGCTTCGAGTCCGGCCAGGCCTACGGCAAGAGCCTGCGGACCGTGAAGTCCTGCGTCGGTTCCACCTGGTGCCGCTTCGGCGTCCAGGATTCGGTGGCCATGGCCATCAAGCTGGAACTGCGCTACCGCGGCCTGCGCAGCCCGCACAAGCTCAAGATGGGTGTTTCCGGCTGTGCCCGCGAATGCGCAGAGGCGCGCGGCAAGGACGTGGGCGTGATCGCCACGGCCGACGGCTGGAACCTGTACGTGGGCGGCAACGGCGGAGCCACCCCGGCCCACGCCCAGCTCCTGGCCAAGGACCTGGACGACGAAACCCTGATCAAGTACATCGACCGCTACTTCATGTACTACATCCGCACCGCGGACCGCCTGCAGCGCACGGCCCGCTGGCAGGAGGAGCTCGACGGCGGCATCAAGCACGTTGAGGACGTGGTGGTGAAGGACACCCTGGGCATCGCCGAGGACCTTGAGGCCGCCATGGCCAAGCACGTGGACACGTACGTGGATGAATGGGCAGACACCCTCAAGGACCCCGAACGCCTGCGCCGGTTCCGCTCCTTCGTCAATGCCCCCGACCAGAAGGACGACTCCATCACCTTCGTCCCGGACGAGCGCGGCCAGATGCGCCCCGCCACTCCGGAGGAAAAAGGCAAGGTCCTGATCGGGGCTTCCATCCCGGTCCGCTCCGCCACCACGGAAACCCCTGGAAACGAGGCATAG
- a CDS encoding purine-nucleoside phosphorylase gives MSTTDFLNTDPFAAARAAADYIAEETGVDRHDTALVLGSGWGEAADLIGETTATVSAEEVPGFHAPAVEGHVGTIRSILTPSGKRALVLGARTHYYEGKGVRAVVHGIRTAAAAGCSTLVLTNGCGGLNEDWAPGTPVLIKDHINLTASSPLEGATFVDLTDLYSPRIRGLAREVDPTLDEGVYAQFPGPHYETPAEVQYAKRIGADLIGMSTALEAIAGRHSGMEVFGISLVTNLAAGISPQPLSHQEVIESGQAAGPRISRLLADIIARL, from the coding sequence GTGAGTACAACAGACTTCCTGAACACGGACCCGTTTGCCGCCGCACGCGCCGCAGCGGACTACATCGCCGAAGAGACAGGCGTGGACCGGCACGACACTGCCTTGGTCCTCGGCTCCGGGTGGGGCGAGGCCGCCGACCTCATCGGCGAGACCACCGCCACCGTGTCGGCCGAAGAAGTCCCCGGCTTCCATGCCCCCGCCGTGGAAGGCCACGTGGGCACCATCCGCTCCATACTGACGCCCTCGGGAAAGCGCGCCCTGGTCCTGGGCGCCCGCACGCACTACTACGAGGGCAAGGGCGTCAGGGCAGTGGTCCACGGAATCCGGACCGCGGCGGCCGCCGGGTGCAGCACCCTGGTCCTCACCAACGGCTGCGGCGGACTCAACGAGGACTGGGCCCCCGGCACCCCGGTGCTGATCAAGGACCACATCAACCTCACCGCGTCCTCACCGCTGGAAGGCGCCACCTTCGTGGACCTTACCGACCTGTACTCGCCGCGCATCCGCGGGCTGGCCCGCGAGGTGGACCCCACCCTGGACGAGGGCGTGTATGCACAGTTCCCCGGCCCGCACTACGAAACACCGGCCGAGGTGCAGTACGCCAAGCGGATCGGTGCCGATCTGATCGGCATGTCCACGGCGCTGGAAGCCATCGCCGGGCGGCACTCCGGGATGGAAGTGTTCGGAATTTCGCTGGTCACCAACCTCGCGGCCGGGATCAGCCCCCAGCCGCTCAGCCACCAGGAAGTCATCGAATCCGGCCAGGCAGCCGGCCCGCGCATCTCCAGGCTGCTGGCCGATATCATCGCCCGGCTCTAA
- a CDS encoding metal-dependent hydrolase: protein MGGHHAASGAAAWVAVASTGPYTLGWYPLDPTGILIGGMATAGTALVCDWDHRASTVAHSLPPLSNVIARGIENASGGHRQGTHSILGAAVFVFLAGLASQVHLDTGWGRLSVGAGLLCMFLINIAAKALKLFPKSGFISNWIFALVMAGLVTVYAPGQWTWLPTSMLIGVVVHIVGDLITTGGVPLLWPLVVRPPKILRRLPLLRNVWRANGALSLPLLGRAGSKREWLVLIPVSAYAMVGMSMAGWAIAQQHWGRAAAAAGAWIRLWF, encoded by the coding sequence ATGGGAGGACACCACGCCGCGTCTGGAGCCGCGGCGTGGGTAGCTGTTGCGTCCACCGGCCCCTACACCCTGGGTTGGTACCCGCTGGATCCCACGGGCATCCTCATCGGCGGCATGGCCACCGCGGGCACGGCACTGGTGTGCGACTGGGACCACCGGGCAAGCACGGTGGCCCACTCGCTGCCGCCGCTGTCCAACGTGATTGCGCGCGGCATCGAGAACGCCAGCGGGGGCCACCGGCAGGGAACGCACTCCATCCTTGGTGCCGCGGTTTTTGTCTTCCTCGCCGGCCTGGCATCGCAGGTGCACCTGGACACGGGCTGGGGCCGCCTGTCCGTGGGGGCCGGGCTGCTGTGCATGTTCCTGATCAACATTGCGGCGAAGGCGCTGAAGCTCTTTCCCAAAAGCGGCTTTATCTCCAACTGGATCTTCGCGCTGGTCATGGCGGGCCTGGTCACGGTATACGCGCCGGGGCAGTGGACCTGGCTGCCCACCTCGATGCTGATCGGGGTGGTGGTGCACATCGTGGGCGACCTCATCACCACCGGAGGAGTGCCGCTGCTGTGGCCGCTGGTGGTCCGGCCGCCGAAAATACTGCGCCGGCTGCCCCTGCTGCGGAACGTCTGGCGGGCCAACGGCGCCCTGTCCCTTCCCCTGCTGGGGCGTGCCGGTTCCAAGCGGGAGTGGCTGGTGCTGATCCCGGTCAGCGCGTACGCCATGGTGGGCATGTCGATGGCCGGCTGGGCCATCGCCCAACAGCACTGGGGCCGTGCGGCGGCTGCCGCGGGCGCCTGGATCAGGCTCTGGTTCTAG
- the deoC gene encoding deoxyribose-phosphate aldolase — protein sequence MSNEATVHAGTADPAGTANIASYIDHTLLKPEASEADVLKVCAEAAEYRFKSVCVNPIWVKTVTKALKGSGVLTCSVVGFPLGATPTDVKSFEARGAVLDGADEVDMVINIAAARAGDQGALTEDIAAVAETVHAGGAILKVIIETALLTDEQKVLACRAAVEAGADFVKTSTGFNGGGATVEDVALMRRAVGPDLGVKASGGVRSLADAQAMIAAGATRIGASSGIAIVKGEQGSTAY from the coding sequence ATGAGCAACGAAGCCACCGTTCACGCAGGAACCGCTGATCCGGCCGGGACCGCGAACATCGCCTCCTACATCGACCACACGCTGCTCAAGCCCGAAGCCTCGGAAGCTGACGTGCTGAAGGTCTGCGCGGAGGCAGCCGAGTACCGGTTCAAGTCGGTCTGCGTCAACCCCATCTGGGTCAAGACCGTCACCAAGGCGCTCAAGGGCTCCGGCGTCCTCACCTGTTCCGTGGTGGGCTTTCCGCTGGGGGCCACCCCTACAGACGTGAAGTCGTTCGAGGCCCGCGGCGCCGTGCTGGACGGCGCGGACGAGGTGGACATGGTGATCAACATTGCCGCCGCGAGGGCCGGTGACCAGGGCGCCTTGACCGAGGACATCGCCGCGGTGGCCGAGACGGTGCACGCCGGCGGCGCCATCCTGAAAGTCATCATCGAAACAGCCCTGCTCACGGATGAGCAGAAGGTGCTGGCATGCCGGGCGGCCGTTGAGGCCGGGGCGGACTTCGTGAAAACCTCCACGGGCTTCAACGGTGGCGGCGCCACCGTTGAAGACGTGGCCCTGATGCGCCGCGCGGTGGGCCCTGACCTGGGGGTCAAGGCCTCCGGCGGCGTACGGTCCCTGGCCGACGCGCAGGCTATGATTGCAGCAGGTGCAACACGAATTGGTGCCAGCTCCGGGATTGCCATCGTCAAGGGTGAACAGGGTTCAACCGCTTACTGA
- a CDS encoding uroporphyrinogen-III synthase: MTALAPAEPAQAAPTTQAEEATDAAESPLEGFRIGVTSDRRSRDLIEALERRGAEVLHAPALKIAPVQEDMRLIEDTRAIIAAKPDLCIATTAYGMRRWCEAADSFGIGDELLETLGNCRMFVRGPKARGAVRAAGLADVGISSDETTATLVDMLLTEGVRGKTVAMQLHGYTDVRQIERLRMSGATVLTVTPYRWVKPDGEDRLPRLIEAACSGNLDVLTFTSAPAVDAMWSTAHEMGLYKQLVESLKLNVTTAVVGPVTAQPLLDAGVTPLIPERFRMGALIRLVCEHLALNHVRRLDTRSGNIELRGRSLRIDGQAVELAPAPLLLLRALLGAGGAVLSRESLSDLLELRGSVHALDMTVSRLRSSLPDGKLIETVVKRGYRIRV, translated from the coding sequence ATGACTGCACTTGCACCGGCTGAACCGGCCCAGGCCGCACCGACGACGCAGGCCGAAGAAGCCACCGATGCCGCGGAGTCGCCCTTGGAAGGGTTCCGCATCGGCGTCACCTCGGACCGGCGGTCGCGCGACCTGATCGAGGCCCTGGAGCGCCGGGGTGCCGAAGTGCTGCATGCGCCGGCGCTGAAGATCGCCCCCGTCCAGGAGGACATGCGCCTCATCGAGGACACGCGGGCCATCATCGCCGCCAAGCCGGACCTGTGCATCGCCACCACCGCCTACGGCATGCGCCGGTGGTGCGAGGCCGCTGACTCCTTCGGGATCGGCGACGAACTGCTGGAAACGCTGGGAAACTGCCGCATGTTCGTCCGGGGGCCCAAAGCCCGCGGTGCCGTGCGCGCGGCCGGCCTTGCCGACGTCGGCATCAGCAGCGACGAAACCACCGCCACGCTGGTGGACATGCTGCTCACCGAAGGCGTCCGGGGCAAGACCGTCGCCATGCAGCTGCACGGCTACACCGACGTCCGCCAGATTGAACGCCTGCGGATGTCCGGCGCCACGGTCCTCACCGTCACGCCCTACCGGTGGGTTAAGCCCGACGGCGAGGACAGGCTGCCGCGCCTGATCGAGGCCGCCTGCAGCGGGAACCTGGACGTCCTGACCTTCACCAGCGCCCCAGCCGTGGACGCGATGTGGAGCACCGCCCACGAAATGGGCCTGTACAAGCAGCTGGTGGAAAGCCTGAAGCTGAACGTCACCACCGCGGTGGTGGGTCCCGTGACGGCACAGCCACTCCTGGACGCGGGCGTGACGCCGCTCATCCCGGAACGTTTCCGCATGGGGGCCCTCATCCGGCTGGTGTGCGAGCATCTGGCCCTGAACCATGTCCGGCGGCTGGACACCCGCTCCGGGAACATCGAGCTTCGCGGCCGCAGCCTGCGGATCGACGGCCAGGCGGTGGAACTGGCACCCGCTCCCCTGCTGCTCCTGCGCGCCCTGCTGGGTGCCGGCGGCGCTGTCCTGTCCCGTGAATCCCTCTCCGACCTGCTGGAACTCCGGGGTTCCGTGCACGCACTGGATATGACGGTCAGCAGGCTGCGTTCGTCACTGCCGGACGGAAAGCTCATTGAAACGGTAGTCAAGCGCGGGTACCGGATCCGCGTCTAA
- a CDS encoding FAD-dependent oxidoreductase gives MSAPAPSTSTSAATRIVIAGAGPAAQALVAQLDRARFAGTITVLSNRDDTPAELLELAMLPQVSVRFGQPASHIDAAKRTVATADGMEFAYDQLVIATGSAPVANPVDGAAQCLSYSTIDDAPRIADGVQEVTRELGRRPVGILVGTGAAAGQAEAVLRAKGVRPIRTTARPAAIIPAVVSGGAGSPLAASAVVFEDGSSMTGDLVVLAEERVSRDGLAASAGLRTAAGGGIEISRDFRTSVPGIWAIGDAAAFDGVRLGLLVAAASAAGACATQLLTAAAAAPVLQAAA, from the coding sequence ATGTCCGCTCCGGCACCCTCAACGTCCACCTCCGCCGCAACCCGCATCGTCATCGCCGGCGCCGGCCCCGCCGCCCAGGCCCTGGTGGCCCAACTGGACCGGGCACGGTTCGCCGGCACCATCACCGTGCTGAGCAACCGCGATGACACCCCGGCGGAACTGCTGGAGCTGGCCATGCTCCCCCAGGTCTCCGTCCGCTTTGGCCAGCCGGCCAGCCACATCGATGCTGCCAAGCGCACCGTGGCAACCGCCGACGGCATGGAATTCGCCTACGACCAGCTGGTCATCGCCACCGGCTCGGCTCCCGTGGCCAACCCGGTGGACGGCGCCGCGCAGTGCCTGAGTTACTCCACCATCGACGACGCCCCGCGCATTGCGGACGGAGTGCAGGAAGTCACCCGCGAGCTGGGCCGCCGCCCCGTGGGGATCCTGGTGGGCACCGGGGCAGCGGCAGGGCAGGCCGAAGCGGTACTCCGGGCCAAGGGGGTGCGGCCAATCCGCACCACCGCCCGGCCCGCGGCCATCATCCCCGCCGTCGTTTCCGGAGGGGCCGGTTCCCCCCTCGCCGCCTCCGCCGTGGTCTTTGAAGACGGCAGCAGCATGACCGGCGACCTGGTGGTCCTGGCCGAGGAGCGGGTATCCCGGGACGGCCTCGCCGCCAGCGCGGGCCTGCGGACGGCCGCCGGCGGCGGCATCGAGATCAGCAGGGACTTCCGGACGTCCGTGCCGGGGATCTGGGCGATCGGCGACGCAGCAGCGTTCGACGGCGTGCGCCTGGGGCTGCTGGTGGCCGCCGCGTCGGCGGCAGGTGCCTGTGCCACCCAGTTGCTGACTGCCGCGGCTGCAGCGCCGGTCCTTCAGGCTGCCGCCTGA
- the nirD gene encoding nitrite reductase small subunit NirD, with protein MTATLELGALAAESDIAGFHTGWHRVCAVEDLEPAWGEAALVAGRQVALFRTGPSEVFAVAHEDPATGAHVMARGILGSKGTRPTIASPLHKEVYDLETGECFTTPGLRLAAFSTRVTDGIVEVQL; from the coding sequence ATGACGGCAACACTGGAACTTGGGGCGCTCGCCGCCGAATCTGACATCGCTGGATTCCACACCGGCTGGCACCGTGTCTGCGCGGTGGAGGACCTCGAACCAGCCTGGGGCGAGGCCGCACTGGTGGCAGGCCGGCAGGTGGCGCTGTTCCGCACCGGCCCCAGTGAAGTCTTCGCCGTGGCACACGAGGACCCGGCCACCGGAGCCCACGTCATGGCGCGCGGCATCCTGGGCTCAAAGGGGACGCGGCCCACCATCGCCTCCCCCCTGCACAAGGAGGTCTACGACCTTGAGACCGGCGAATGCTTCACCACACCGGGCCTGCGCCTGGCAGCATTCAGCACCCGGGTCACCGACGGCATCGTCGAGGTGCAGCTGTAA